In Numidum massiliense, a single genomic region encodes these proteins:
- the ispE gene encoding 4-(cytidine 5'-diphospho)-2-C-methyl-D-erythritol kinase encodes MISEKAPAKINLSLDVLNKRSDGFHELEMVMTTIDLADRIDLCETAHSAIHVASSSGVLPSDERNLAYLAAARLKERYGISQGVSIYIQKKIPIAAGLAGGSSDAAATLRGLNRLWHLGLTLDELAVIGAEIGSDVPFCLYGGTALARGRGEKLQQLPPPPPCWVVLAKPPISVSTKEVFQTLQVEDIRDHPRTPLMVQALREQNYEAMCKFSCNVLESVTMAQHPEVKAYKNCLLRFGVDMALMSGSGPTVFALLNQDTRVNRVVNALRGFCNDVYAVRMLREGVQK; translated from the coding sequence ATGATATCAGAAAAGGCGCCGGCAAAAATCAACCTCAGTTTAGACGTACTCAACAAGCGGAGTGACGGTTTTCACGAACTGGAAATGGTTATGACGACGATCGACCTCGCCGACCGGATCGATTTGTGTGAAACGGCACATTCGGCCATCCATGTTGCCAGTTCATCAGGTGTACTTCCTTCCGATGAGCGGAATTTAGCCTATTTGGCTGCGGCTCGACTAAAAGAACGCTACGGCATTTCGCAAGGCGTATCGATCTATATCCAAAAGAAAATTCCGATTGCGGCTGGCCTCGCTGGCGGTAGTAGTGACGCTGCAGCGACACTGCGCGGTTTAAATCGCTTGTGGCACCTCGGGTTGACGCTGGACGAGCTTGCGGTAATCGGTGCGGAAATTGGTTCGGACGTGCCGTTTTGCCTTTATGGCGGAACAGCGCTCGCACGAGGCAGGGGCGAAAAATTGCAGCAACTACCCCCACCGCCGCCTTGTTGGGTCGTACTCGCTAAGCCTCCGATAAGTGTCTCGACGAAAGAAGTCTTCCAAACGCTGCAGGTTGAGGACATCCGCGACCACCCCCGCACGCCACTAATGGTTCAGGCGCTGCGCGAACAAAATTACGAGGCGATGTGCAAGTTTTCGTGTAACGTCCTCGAAAGTGTGACGATGGCACAACACCCCGAAGTTAAAGCGTACAAAAATTGTTTGCTGAGGTTTGGTGTCGATATGGCGCTTATGTCGGGAAGCGGACCGACAGTTTTTGCTCTGCTGAACCAGGACACGCGTGTTAACCGCGTCGTTAACGCGTTACGCGGCTTTTGTAACGACGTGTATGCAGTGCGTATGTTGCGGGAAGGCGTACAAAAATGA